One Benincasa hispida cultivar B227 chromosome 5, ASM972705v1, whole genome shotgun sequence genomic window carries:
- the LOC120078279 gene encoding pathogenesis-related protein 1-like, with the protein MDMLKLSLSLLCVFSIITMLPPSLGQDSPQDYVDAHNDARARARGQDSAVQFGIQPIQPIQWDEEVANYARQYANERSNDCQLLHSNSGTYGENLAMSFGEMSGIQAVEMWVNEKQFYDYDSNTCVEDKMCGHYTQVVWNNSTKVGCAKVRCSNGGTFITCNYDPPGNVIGERPY; encoded by the coding sequence ATGGATATGCTAAAACTTTCCTTGTCTTTGTTATGTGTCTTTAGTATTATCACCATGCTTCCTCCATCTCTTGGTCAAGACTCTCCTCAAGACTATGTCGATGCACACAATGATGCTCGTGCTCGTGCCCGTGGTCAAGATAGTGCTGTACAATTTGGCATTCAGCCCATCCAACCTATCCAATGGGATGAGGAAGTGGCAAACTATGCTAGACAATATGCCAATGAACGTAGCAATGACTGCCAATTGTTACATTCTAATAGTGGGACTTATGGGGAAAATCTTGCAATGAGTTTTGGTGAAATGTCTGGCATTCAGGCAGTTGAAATGTGGGTGAATGAGAAACAATTCTACGATTATGATTCCAACACATGCGTGGAAGACAAAATGTGTGGCCACTACACTCAAGTTGTGTGGAATAACTCAACAAAAGTTGGATGTGCAAAAGTGAGGTGTAGCAATGGCGGTACATTCATTACTTGCAACTATGACCCACCAGGGAATGTTATTGGCGAGCGACCATATTAA
- the LOC120078543 gene encoding pathogenesis-related protein 1-like, with protein MDMLKLSLSLLCVFSIITMLPPSLGQDSPQDYVDAHNDARARARGQDSAVQFGIQPIQPIQWDEEVANYARQYANERSNDCQLLHSNSGTYGENLAMSFGEMSGIQAVEMWVNEKQFYDYDSNTCVEDKMCGHYTQVVWNNSTKVGCAKVRCSNGGTFITCNYDPPGNVIGERPY; from the coding sequence ATGGATATGCTAAAACTTTCCTTGTCTTTGTTATGTGTCTTTAGTATTATTACCATGCTTCCTCCATCTCTTGGTCAAGACTCTCCTCAAGACTATGTCGATGCACACAACGATGCTCGTGCTCGTGCCCGTGGTCAAGATAGTGCTGTACAATTTGGCATTCAGCCCATCCAACCTATCCAATGGGATGAGGAAGTGGCAAACTATGCTAGACAATATGCCAATGAACGTAGCAATGACTGCCAATTGTTACATTCTAATAGTGGGACTTATGGGGAAAATCTTGCAATGAGTTTTGGTGAAATGTCTGGCATTCAGGCAGTTGAAATGTGGGTGAATGAGAAACAATTCTACGATTATGATTCCAACACATGCGTGGAAGACAAAATGTGTGGCCACTACACTCAAGTTGTGTGGAATAACTCAACAAAAGTTGGATGTGCAAAAGTGAGGTGTAGCAATGGCGGTACATTCATTACTTGCAACTATGACCCACCAGGGAATGTTATTGGCGAGCGACCATATTAA